From one Humulus lupulus chromosome 8, drHumLupu1.1, whole genome shotgun sequence genomic stretch:
- the LOC133795003 gene encoding disease resistance protein RPP13-like yields the protein MSQMLTYIPFFSNSDQDPVQEDLVEISLGIFVVFSIGFFYLNYKIVQYLEDNSRWIKREWKLLDALTKDFQTANRSVEEIKQRANQAWESELNLRGVTQTLSEIEKKWLMKEAKVISDVQRYVEDYEKLIATNGASTNRIKWYISLVFKKSIRIVELALGIRRTKKEIKGQLQQKKIYTNFIVKELEESRMKVRSLQDRPIEEAERSSVIRPMPPFRSAVALVLERLVTVEPDLVRGVADKVFSLVMQLKLLRAFIKDIRELRLDSELEKVWVEEVQLVTARSQRDINIFMQDAADQPRWLAVITDYRLLRRKLENVITNVSKEVSHLLETKQRYGFSFIKRERDSSRAVIRGQANDEELGEAVNDLSIELDNTRKQLEEEEATNVAINTRKTCLEFLRKMDSKVKSSDENKRIQGIEENFVLLKRFIQVFTIKVMEESCCAVGLEEDILKLLELISDTNQHGSVISIVGMKGVGKTTLVKELLNNNAIINKFHARHFVSVPEEADNLLLLRNVGNQILRTQDERNEEEYWINNLKGYLKCDGKPHLLVFDNFWSKEAWDILKPAVVSDGNTRPTILITTRDKAVASHVNSRSIHQLRLRTREESWEFFTQIVWCPNDEDVELAKKVVLKAGGLPLAILRIGYLLSGKIATKEELSVVLQRVTQGQNQTPWVAVRDTIKEDLSFQPDLENCLSYFELFPRDFEISARRLVALWVARGLTQGDNINGVRTQEKFAYNYLLELIGRNIIQIVEKKLNGKVLTCRFPGILRELWLASRTYNTSAHSWSLCGTIEQKLAYRFDDEDTGFSRRIHRLDHSNLLPEESCPLSIMFFDTREGDQPGLDIRNFLRKAIKTGRLLDLVILDLEHVYKPQLPDIIKYLTKLTYLGLRWTKIENLPKTIGELWNLQTLDLKHTLVQKLPSSVWKLKKLQNLHLNGSCRIKSMPPPNNLHKLSGVLVDHEGGALMEGLPKLDNLQKLRLTIQLTPRLQGDLARHIQQLTNLRSLSLKSINESSELQELYVPHLNNLTQLSILRLAGKIRKPSVIFDLPRSLTELTLSSSELLAGGLIMQMLGNYLPELKFLCLRAHSYYETEMICSKGFPKLIVLKLWELPNLEKLVVEEGVMPRIRIFEIRSCIRLTVPNTELPKLRTLSELKLTNMPEEYTIELKRKLAKLKRKLPIKSSSFARVARPYPRNDRP from the exons ATGAGTCAGATGTTGACATACATACCTTTTTTCTCGAACAGCGACCAAGATCCCGTGCAGGAAGACCTTGTTGAAATATCTTTGGGGATCTTCGTTGTGTTTTCCATTGGCTTCTTCTATCTAAACTACAAAATTGTGCAATATTTAGAAGACAACAGCCGGTGGATCAAAAGagaatggaagttattggatgcTCTGACAAAAGATTTCCAGACCGCTAACAGGTCAGTCGAAGAAATAAAGCAGAGAGCTAATCAAGCGTGGGAGTCAGAGCTCAATCTGAGAGGGGTGACTCAAACATTGAGTGAAATCGAGAAGAAGTGGTTGATGAAAGAAGCAAAGGTGATCTCGGATGTGCAGCGCTATGTTGAAGATTATGAGAAACTAATAGCCACTAATGGCGCTAGTACTAATCGGATCAAATGGTACATTTCACTAGTCTTCAAAAAGTCCATACGAATAGTTGAGCTCGCCCTTGGAATACGTCGAACCAAGAAGGAAATAAAAGGCCAGCTTCAgcagaaaaaaatatatacaaactTCATCGTTAAGGAACTAGAGGAGTCGAGGATGAAAGTCCGAAGTTTGCAAGACAGGCCTATTGAGGAGGCAGAGAGGAGTTCTGTTATTCGTCCAATGCCGCCTTTTCGCTCGGCAGTTGCTTTGGTCCTAGAACGCCTGGTGACTGTGGAACCAGACCTGGTTCGAGGGGTAGCAGACAAAGTTTTTTCCTTGGTAATGCAACTGAAACTACTGCGAGCTTTCATAAAAGATATTAGAGAGCTTAGACTTGACAGTGAACTTGAAAAGGTTTGGGTGGAGGAGGTGCAACTAGTCACTGCTCGATCACAGAGAGACATCAATATTTTCATGCAAGACGCAGCAGATCAGCCTAGGTGGCTTGCCGTCATCACTGATTATCGACTCTTAAGGCGCAAGTTGGAAAACGTTATTACTAATGTTAGCAAAGAGGTCTCTCATCTCCTTGAAACAAAACAAAGGTATGGCTTTAGTTTTATCAAGAGAGAAAGAGATTCCTCCAGGGCTGTGATTCGTGGCCAGGCCAATGATGAGGAGCTTGGTGAAGCCGTTAACGATCTGTCCATTGAATTGGACAATACCCGGAAACAGTTGGAAGAAGAAGAGGCAACTAACGTTGCCATTAATACGAGAAAAACCTGCCTTGAGTTTTTGAGAAAAATGGATTCCAAAGTAAAATCTTCTGACGAGAACAAACGTATTCAGGGAATTGAGGAAAACTTTGTTCTTCTTAAGAGATTTATACAGGTGTTCACGATTAAAGTGATGGAAGAATCATGCTGCGCGGTCGGTTTGGAAGAAGACATACTCAAACTTTTGGAATTGATCAGTGATACTAATCAACATGGCTCGGTCATTTCTATTGTTGGTATGAAAGGAGTTGGTAAGACAACTCTCGTTAAGGAACTCTTAAACAATAATGCTATTATCAACAAATTTCATGCTCGCCACTTTGTTTCTGTTCCGGAAGAGGCTGATAATCTTTTACTCCTCCGCAATGTTGGAAATCAGATCCTTCGGACCCAAGATGAAAGGAATGAAGAAGAATACTGGATCAACAATTTGAAGGGTTACTTGAAATGTGATGGAAAGCCCCATCTTCTAGTTTTTGACAACTTTTGGTCCAAAGAAGCTTGGGATATACTCAAACCTGCAGTGGTTTCAGATGGAAACACTAGACCTACTATTTTGATCACCACTCGTGACAAAGCCGTAGCTTCTCATGTGAATTCGAGAAGCATCCACCAGCTTCGGCTAAGAACTAGAGAAGAGAGCTGGGAATTTTTCACCCAAATAGTCTGGTGTCCTAATGATGAAGATGTTGAGCTTGCAAAAAAGGTGGTGTTAAAGGCTGGAGGCCTGCCCCTTGCCATCTTACGCATTGGATATTTATTGTCAGGGAAGATAGCCACAAAGGAGGAGTTGTCTGTGGTGCTGCAGCGTGTAACTCAAGGTCAGAATCAAACGCCATGGGTGGCCGTTAGGGACACCATTAAAGAAGACTTGTCATTTCAACCAGATCTTGAAAATTGTCTTTCCTACTTTGAATTGTTCCCGAGGGACTTTGAAATTTCTGCAAGGAGACTAGTTGCTTTATGGGTGGCGCGAGGATTGACACAAGGTGATAACATCAATGGTGTGAGAACTCAGGAGAAGTTTGCCTACAATTATCTTTTGGAGTTGATTGGCCGTAATATCATTCAAATAGTCGAAAAAAAGCTCAATGGGAAAGTTTTGACATGCCGATTTCCTGGCATTCTAAGAGAACTCTGGTTGGCAAGCAGAACATACAACACTTCAGCTCACTCCTGGTCTTTATGTGGAACTATTGAACAAAAACTTGCGTATCGATTCGATGATGAAGACACCGGTTTCAGTCGGAGAATTCATCGTCTCGATCACTCAAATCTTTTGCCGGAGGAAAGTTGTCCCCTCTCAATTATGTTCTTTGATACCCGCGAAGGAGATCAGCCTGGTTTAGATATACGAAACTTTCTACGCAAAGCCATTAAAACTGGGCGGTTACTTGACTTGGTGATTCTTGATCTTGAACATGTTTACAAGCCTCAATTGCCCGACATCATAAAATATCTAACGAAGCTGACATATCTAGGCCTAAGATGGACTAAAATAGAGAATCTCCCTAAAACCATAGGCGAATTGTGGAATCTGCAAACTCTGGATTTAAAGCATACTCTAGTGCAAAAGCTTCCTAGCTCCGTATGGAAACTGAAGAAGCTTCAAAACCTGCATTTGAACGGGAGCTGTCGAATTAAATCTATGCCTCCACCGAACAATCTGCACAAGCTATCCGGCGTACTTGTGGATCATGAAGGCGGGGCTTTGATGGAAGGGCTGCCCAAGTTGGATAACCTTCAAAAGCTGAGGCTAACAATCCAATTGACACCAAGGCTGCAAGGGGATTTGGCAAGGCACATTCAACAACTGACCAACTTACGATCACTGAGTCTGAAATCCATTAATGAAAGCAGTGAACTCCAGGAGCTATATGTGCCACACTTGAATAACCTTACGCAGCTCTCAATCCTAAGATTGGCAGGAAAGATAAGAAAGCCATCCGTCATTTTTGATCTACCACGAAGCCTCACTGAGCTCACCTTATCAAGTTCGGAACTTTTAGCAGGCGGCCTAATAATGCAAATGCTAGGAAATTACCTTCCAGAACTCAAATTTCTCTGTTTGCGTGCCCATTCGTATTACGAAACAGAAATGATTTGCTCCAAGGGATTTCCCAAGCTTATTGTTTTGAAGCTTTGGGAACTTCCTAATCTGGAAAAACTGGTGGTGGAGGAAGGAGTGATGCCAAGAATAAGAATATTTGAAATCAGGTCCTGCATCAGGCTGACAGTACCTAATACTGAGTTACCCAAGTTAAGAACTCTTTCAGAATTGAAGCTAACTAACATGCCTGAAGAATACACAATCGAGTTGAAAAGGAAGCTGGCGAAGCTAAAACGCAAACTGCCGATTAAATCCTCCTCGTTCGCTCGTGTAGCAAG GCCTTATCCTCGTAATGACAGACCTTGA
- the LOC133795001 gene encoding uncharacterized protein LOC133795001 has translation MAHEFISKGFRKFWNRSEIRVSVLVSLVLQIILVVLGKRRKYSTKIWIRFILWLSYLLADWVATLSIGVLSNLQGSESDDDTSTSQNYTVTSFWAPFLLLHLGGPDTITAYSLEDNELWWRNFVTLGGQLGAVFYIFLNAWSNNILNFLSIPILIAGFIKFGERIWALRRASSECFRKSMFPSPEAGPSYSRHMDEYWSKREEGFKVSFETTFEVPTVGHTHHHHLRSVIRPNSIVPYAHNLQHAHKFFGMFKPLFADLILSIHDIVHSQSFFQETSCDEVFRVIEIELGFMYDVFYTKALKFNSALGCFSCFITCACVVSVSVVFFITDKRHYYTVDIVITYILLAGAILLEIYALFLLLCSDWIMLLLSKHRNGVVVNRLYKAISLISPSTEQSKRWSNKVGQHNLISFCLKKSTKRCWFLRYYDKLMFKYCYDRPSIAKNNKLKELIFQQLLMKLKLQRNTDLSACKELCDQRGEWVLKNEKCDHIFGWSIRGEFDQSILLWHIATDLCYDEDSGGDESSSGTSRREYPPGELSKLMSEYMMYILDLRPFMLPNGIGQIRFQDTCSEATEFFKEKRSIADEGRARRGLLRVSTTIAPSEVKRGRSSTVLFEACRLAKDLQSLEREENWDREKKWNLINHVWVEILCYAASQCQGNHHAQQLRRGGELLTHVWLLMAHLGITKHFQIADGHARGVKMIFY, from the coding sequence ATGGCTCATGAGTTCATTTCGAAAGGCTTCCGGAAATTTTGGAATCGATCGGAGATTCGTGTATCGGTTCTAGTGAGTCTGGTCTTACAAATCATTCTGGTAGTGTTGGGAAAAAGGAGAAAGTATTCAACAAAAATATGGATTAGATTCATTCTATGGCTGTCATATTTGTTAGCCGACTGGGTAGCAACACTATCTATTGGTGTACTTTCCAATTTACAAGGGAGCGAATCAGATGATGACActtcaacgagccaaaattacactGTAACATCATTCTGggctccttttcttcttcttcacctGGGTGGCCCGGACACCATTACGGCTTATTCCTTAGAAGACAACGAGCTATGGTGGAGAAACTTTGTTACGCTTGGGGGACAGCTGGGAGCTGTTTTCTACATCTTCCTCAATGCTTGGTCGAATAATATCCTCAACTTTCTATCTATTCCGATTCTTATAGCTGGGTTCATCAAGTTTGGAGAGAGGATCTGGGCTCTAAGGCGTGCCAGTAGTGAATGCTTTAGAAAATCCATGTTCCCTTCTCCTGAAGCAGGCCCCAGTTACTCAAGGCACATGGACGAATATTGGTCCAAGAGAGAGGAGGGTTTTAAGGTGTCTTTTGAGACAACATTTGAAGTTCCCACGGTTGGTCacactcatcatcatcatctccgCAGTGTCATCCGACCAAACAGCATAGTCCCTTACGCACACAACCTCCAACACGCCCACAAATTCTTCGGCATGTTCAAGCCCCTTTTCGCAGACCTTATCCTCAGCATCCATGACATAGTACATAGTCAGTCGTTCTTCCAGGAAACATCTTGCGATGAAGTTTTTAGGGTGATAGAGATCGAGCTGGGGTTCATGTACGACGTGTTCTATACGAAGGCTCTCAAATTTAACTCCGCTCTTGGTTGTTTTTCCTGTTTCATCACATGCGCTTGTGTGGTATCTGTGTCTGTGGTTTTCTTCATCACTGACAAACGACACTACTACACCGTAGACATAGTCATCACCTACATATTGCTGGCTGGAGCTATTCTCCTGGagatatatgctttatttttacTACTCTGCTCCGACTGGATAATGCTTTTGCTGAGCAAGCACAGGAATGGAGTGGTTGTGAATCGTTTATACAAAGCAATTTCTTTAATTTCACCATCCACAGAACAAAGCAAGAGGTGGTCTAATAAAGTTGGACAACACAACCTTATAAGTTTTTGCCTCAAAAAGTCTACTAAAAGGTGTTGGTTTTTACGCTATTATGATAAGTTAATGTTCAAGTACTGCTATGATAGACCTAGTATTGCAAAAAATAATAAGTTGAAAGAACTCATCTTTCAGCAGCTTCTGATGAAATTAAAATTACAGAGAAACACTGACCTTAGCGCTTGCAAGGAATTATGCGATCAAAGGGGTGAATGGGTTCTCAAAAATGAGAAATGTGACCACATTTTTGGATGGAGCATCAGAGGAGAATTCGACCAGAGTATCCTTCTTTGGCATATTGCAACAGATCTTTGTTATGATGAAGATAGTGGTGGTGATGAGAGCTCAAGTGGTACTTCTCGACGGGAGTATCCTCCGGGGGAGCTGAGCAAGTTGATGTCGGAATATATGATGTACATTCTTGACTTGCGACCCTTTATGCTGCCCAATGGTATTGGGCAAATCAGGTTCCAAGACACATGCTCTGAGGCCACTGAGTTCTTCAAAGAAAAAAGATCCATAGCGGATGAAGGCAGGGCTCGTAGAGGATTGTTAAGAGTTAGCACAACAATTGCTCCGTCGGAAGTGAAAAGAGGTAGAAGCAGCACGGTGTTGTTTGAGGCCTGTAGGCTTGCGAAAGACCTGCAGTCCCTTGAAAGAGAAGAGAATTGGGACAGAGAAAAGAAGTGGAATCTGATAAACCATGTTTGGGTGGAAATATTATGTTATGCTGCTAGCCAATGCCAAGGGAATCATCATGCTCAACAGCTAAGGCGAGGTGGCGAGTTGCTCACTCATGTCTGGCTTCTTATGGCCCATCTTGGTATAACCAAACATTTTCAAATTGCAGATGGCCATGCAAGGGGTGTTAAGATGATTTTTTATTGA
- the LOC133795002 gene encoding uncharacterized protein LOC133795002 — protein sequence MAPVLSESFTKVLTEWRIQSMVLISLLFQTMLIVSGSRRKYWTSIPLRFFLWMAYLLADWVAILSLSLVSNSKTSAEDPNPGFVIKAFWSSLLLLHLGGPDTITAYSLEDTELWLRNFVVLSGQVIASLYIFLNAWSGNWLNFLSVPILVAAIIKLGQRILVMMRASSEHFRKSMFPTPDPGPNYARYMDEYSSRKAEGFKVTSTSIVDIPKVGHHLNSAPANVTIPDAKSLLDACTFFNMFKPLFADLILNIHDIVNSQSFFQNKPCEEAFRVIEIELGFIYDVFYTKVVTFYSALGVFLHLFSLLCVISVFVAFVIGKKEAHSVEHVVVTYVLLTGSAILEIYAFLFLLCSDWTMLWLSQRKNILADLLYQLISYIPKFFIPKNKRWSNSMGQFNLIGFCLKYRPGKCGFYLKRLISFYDKLVYEYHFKRKNIPKELKEEIFKQLQKKSRGTLRKLSACKELCDHRGETALKNEECDSRLGWSVTGEFDESILLWHIATNLCYNSDTDEHLSSSQLNQSPNKIRPVNFKEISKLLSEYMLYILVIWPFMLPNGVGQIRFQDTCAEVIEFLEGRKSIAINEKKACEALLNVSTEILPSEVKGDRCKSVLFDACGLAKGLQSLETEQNWEKEKKWELISNVWVEILSYAASQCQKNQHVQQLRRGGELLTHVWLLMAHLGITKQFQITDGHARTKLIVL from the coding sequence atggccCCTGTCCTTTCTGAAAGCTTTACTAAAGTTTTGACAGAATGGAGGATCCAATCAATGGTTCTCATTAGCCTCCTCTTCCAAACCATGTTGATCGTATCCGGAAGCAGGAGAAAATATTGGACTAGTATCCCACTCAGATTCTTTCTATGGATGGCCTATCTATTAGCTGATTGGGTTGCAATACTCTCACTCAGCTTAGTTTCTAATTCCAAAACCAGTGCAGAAGATCCTAACCCGGGCTTCGTTATAAAAGCCTTTtggtcttctcttcttcttcttcacctcGGTGGCCCTGACACCATTACAGCCTATTCCTTGGAAGATACTGAATTATGGTTGCGAAACTTTGTTGTTCTATCCGGACAGGTGATAGCCTCTCTCTACATCTTCCTCAACGCCTGGTCTGGCAATTGGCTCAACTTTCTCTCTGTTCCAATACTCGTGGCTGCGATCATCAAGCTTGGACAGAGGATTTTGGTTATGATGCGTGCCAGTAGCGAACATTTTAGAAAATCAATGTTTCCAACTCCTGATCCGGGACCGAACTATGCCAGGTACATGGATGAGTATAGCTCGAGGAAAGCAGAGGGGTTCAAGGTGACTTCAACAAGTATAGTTGACATTCCTAAAGTAGGTCACCATCTTAATTCCGCTCCAGCAAACGTCACAATTCCCGACGCGAAAAGCCTTTTAGACGCCTGCACTTTCTTCAACATGTTCAAGCCACTTTTCGCCGACCTCATCCTAAACATCCACGACATTGTCAATAGTCAATCTTTTTTCCAAAACAAACCATGTGAGGAAGCGTTTAGGGTGATAGAGATCGAGCTTGGATTCATCTACGATGTGTTTTACACGAAAGTGGTTACGTTCTACTCCGCTCTAGGTGTTTTTCTCCATTTATTTAGTTTGTTATGTGTTATTTCTGTATTTGTGGCCTTTGTCATTGGTAAAAAGGAAGCTCACTCAGTCGAACATGTCGTCGTCACCTACGTACTGTTGACCGGTTCTGCCATTCTTGAAATATATGCCTTTCTTTTTCTACTTTGCTCTGACTGGACAATGTTATGGCTAAGCCAGCGGAAGAATATTTTAGCGGATCTATTATACCAACTCATTTCCTATATACCGAAGTTTTTTATACCCAAAAACAAGAGATGGTCCAATAGCATGGGACAATTCAACCTTATAGGATTTTGCCTCAAATATAGGCCTGGGAAATGCGGTTTTTATTTGAAGCGCTTGATAAGCTTTTATGATAAGTTGGTATACGAGTACCATTTCAAGAGGAAAAACATTCCTAAAGAATTGAAAGAGGAGATCTTTAAGCAGCTTCAAAAGAAATCCAGAGGTACCTTGAGAAAGCTTAGCGCTTGTAAGGAATTATGTGATCATAGAGGTGAGACTGCACTTAAGAATGAGGAATGCGACAGCAGACTCGGCTGGAGCGTTACGGGAGAATTTGATGAAAGCATTCTTCTCTGGCATATTGCAACAAATCTCTGTTATAACTCTGATACGGATGAACACTTGAGCAGTTCTCAACTGAACCAAAGCCCAAACAAGATTCGGCCTGTAAATTTTAAAGAGATCAGTAAGCTCTTGTCcgaatatatgttatatattctAGTCATCTGGCCATTCATGCTGCCCAATGGGGTTGGACAAATCAGGTTTCAAGACACTTGCGCCGAAGTGATCGAGTTCTTGGAAGGGAGAAAGTCCATAGCAATAAATGAGAAGAAGGCTTGTGAAGCGTTGCTCAACGTGAGCACCGAAATTCTTCCATCCGAAGTAAAAGGAGACAGATGCAAGTCAGTGTTATTTGACGCCTGTGGCCTGGCGAAAGGCCTACAATCCCTTGAAACAGAACAAAACTGGGAGAAAGAAAAAAAGTGGGAATTGATAAGCAATGTTTGGGTGGAGATACTGTCATATGCAGCCAGCCAATGCCAGAAAAATCAACATGTCCAGCAGCTAAGACGAGGTGGCGAGCTACTCACTCATGTCTGGCTTCTTATGGCTCATCTTGGTATAACCAAACAATTTCAAATTACAGATGGCCACGCTAGGACTAAGCTGATTGTGCTGTAA